The following coding sequences are from one Sciurus carolinensis chromosome 11, mSciCar1.2, whole genome shotgun sequence window:
- the Grk2 gene encoding beta-adrenergic receptor kinase 1 isoform X2, translating to MADLEAVLADVSYLMAMEKSKATPAARASKKILLPEPSIRSVMQKYLEDRGEVTFEKIFSQKLGYLLFRDFCLNHLEEAKPLVEFYEEIKKYEKLETEEERVARSREIFDAYIMKELLACSHPFSKSATEHVQGHLVKKQVPPDLFQPYIEEICHNLRGDVFQKFIESDKFTRFCQWKNVELNIHLTMNDFSVHRIIGRGGFGEVYGCRKADTGKMYAMKCLDKKRIKMKQGETLALNERIMLSLVSTGDCPFIVCMSYAFHTPDKLSFILDLMNGGDLHYHLSQHGVFSEADMRFYAAEIILGLEHMHNRFVVYRDLKPANILLDEHGHVRISDLGLACDFSKKKPHASVGTHGYMAPEVLQKGVAYDSSADWFSLGCMLFKLLRGHSPFRQHKTKDKHEIDRMTLTMAVELPDSFSPELRSLLEGLLQRDVNRRLGCLGRGAQEVKESPFFRSLDWQMVFLQKYPPPLIPPRGEVNAADAFDIGSFDEEDTKGIKLLDSDQELYRNFPLTISERWQQEVAETVFDTINAETDRLEARKKAKNKQLGHEEDYALGKDCIMHGYMSKMGNPFLTQWQRRYFYLFPNRLEWRGEGEAPSLLTMEEIQSVEETQIKERKCLLLKIRGGKQFVLQCDSDPELVQWKKELRDAYREAQQLVQRVPKMKNKPRSPVVELSKVPLVQRGSANGL from the exons ATGGCCGACCTGGAGGCGGTGCTGGCCGATGTGAGCTACCTGATGGCCATGGAGAAGAGCAAGGCCACGCCGGCCGCGCGCGCCAGCAAGAAGATCCTGCTGCCCGAGCCCAG CATCCGCAGTGTTATGCAGAAGTACCTGGAGGACCGGGGAGAGGTGACCTTCGAGAAGATCTTCTCCCAGAAGCTGG GGTACTTGCTCTTCCGAGATTTCTGCCTGAACCACCTGGAGGAGGCCAAGCCCCTGGTGGAGTTCTATGAGGAG ATCAAGAAATATGAGAAACTGGAGACAGAGGAGGAGCGTGTGGCCCGAAGCCGGGAGATCTTTGATGCCTACATCATGAAGGAGCTGCTGGCCTGCTCGCAC CCCTTCTCGAAGAGTGCCACTGAGCACGTCCAGGGCCACTTGGTGAAGAAGCAGGTGCCTCCAGATCTCTTCCAG CCGTACATCGAGGAGATTTGTCACAACCTCCGAGGAGATGTGTTCCAGAAATTCATCGAGAG CGATAAGTTCACACGGTTCTGCCAGTGGAAGAACGTGGAGCTCAACATCCAT CTGACCATGAACGACTTCAGCGTGCATCGCATCATCGGGCGCGGGGGCTTCGGTGAGGTCTACGGGTGCCGGAAAGCAGACACGGGCAAGAT GTACGCCATGAAGTGTCTGGACAAGAAGCGCATCAAGATGAAGCAGGGGGAGACCCTGGCCCTGAACGAGCGCATCATGCTTTCCCTCGTCAGCACTGGG GACTGCCCCTTCATCGTCTGCATGTCGTATGCGTTCCACACGCCCGACAAGCTCAGCTTCATCCTGGACCTCATGAATG GTGGGGATCTGCACTACCACCTGTCCCAGCACGGAGTCTTCTCTGAAGCCGACATGCGCTTCTATGCGGCGGAGATCATCCTGGGCCTGGAGCACATGCACAACCGCTTCGTTGTCTACCGGGACCTGAAG CCGGCCAACATCCTTCTGGACGAGCACGGCCACGTACGCATCTCCGACCTGGGCCTGGCCTGCGACTTCTCCAAGAAGAAGCCCCATGCCAGCGT GGGCACCCATGGCTACATGGCCCCCGAGGTCCTGCAGAAGGGCGTGGCCTATGACAGCAGTGCTGACTGGTTCTCGCTGGGCTGCATGCTCTTCAAGCTGCTGCGGGG GCACAGCCCTTTCCGGCAGCACAAGACCAAAGACAAGCACGAGATCGATCGTATGACATTGACAATG GCTGTGGAGCTGCCTGACTCCTTCTCCCCTGAACTCCGCTCCCTGCTGGAGGGTTTGCTGCAGAGGGATGTCAACCGGAGGTTGGGCTGCCTGGGCCGCGG GGCTCAGGAGGTGAAGGAGAGCCCCTTTTTCCGCTCGTTGGACTGGCAGATGGTCTTCCTGCAGAAG TACCCGCCGCCCCTGATCCCCCCACGGGGGGAGGTGAATGCAGCTGACGCCTTTGACATTGGCTCCTTTGATGAGGAGGACACAAAAGGAATCAAG CTACTGGACAGTGACCAGGAGCTCTACCGCAACTTCCCCCTCACCATCTCGGAGCGGTGGCAACAGGAGGTGGCAGAAACCGTCTTTGACACCATCAACGCTGAGACAGACCGGCTGGAAGCCCGCAAGAAAGCCAAGAACAAGCAGCTGGGCCACGAAGAAG ACTATGCCCTGGGCAAGGACTGCATCATGCATGGCTACATGTCCAAGATGGGCAACCCCTTCCTGACCCAGTGGCAGCGGCGGTACTTCTACCTGTTCCCCAACCGGCTGGAGTGGCGGGGTGAGGGCGAGGCCCCG AGCTTGCTGACCATGGAGGAGATCCAGTCCGTGGAGGAGACACAGATCAAGGAGCGCAAGTGCCTCCTTCTCAAGATCCGTGGTGGCAAACAGTTTGTCCTGCAGTGCGAT AGTGACCCCGAGCTGGTGCAGTGGAAGAAGGAGCTGCGAGATGCCTACCGTGAAGCCCAGCAGCTGGTGCAGCGGGTGCCCAAGATGAAGAACAAGCCGCGCTCACCCGTGGTGGAGCTCAGCAAGGTGCCGCTGGTGCAGCGCGGCAGCGCCAACGGCCTCTGA
- the Grk2 gene encoding beta-adrenergic receptor kinase 1 isoform X1, protein MADLEAVLADVSYLMAMEKSKATPAARASKKILLPEPSIRSVMQKYLEDRGEVTFEKIFSQKLGYLLFRDFCLNHLEEAKPLVEFYEEIKKYEKLETEEERVARSREIFDAYIMKELLACSHPFSKSATEHVQGHLVKKQVPPDLFQPYIEEICHNLRGDVFQKFIESDKFTRFCQWKNVELNIHLTMNDFSVHRIIGRGGFGEVYGCRKADTGKMYAMKCLDKKRIKMKQGETLALNERIMLSLVSTGDCPFIVCMSYAFHTPDKLSFILDLMNGGDLHYHLSQHGVFSEADMRFYAAEIILGLEHMHNRFVVYRDLKPANILLDEHGHVRISDLGLACDFSKKKPHASVGTHGYMAPEVLQKGVAYDSSADWFSLGCMLFKLLRGHSPFRQHKTKDKHEIDRMTLTMAVELPDSFSPELRSLLEGLLQRDVNRRLGCLGRGAQEVKESPFFRSLDWQMVFLQKYPPPLIPPRGEVNAADAFDIGSFDEEDTKGIKLLDSDQELYRNFPLTISERWQQEVAETVFDTINAETDRLEARKKAKNKQLGHEEDYALGKDCIMHGYMSKMGNPFLTQWQRRYFYLFPNRLEWRGEGEAPQSLLTMEEIQSVEETQIKERKCLLLKIRGGKQFVLQCDSDPELVQWKKELRDAYREAQQLVQRVPKMKNKPRSPVVELSKVPLVQRGSANGL, encoded by the exons ATGGCCGACCTGGAGGCGGTGCTGGCCGATGTGAGCTACCTGATGGCCATGGAGAAGAGCAAGGCCACGCCGGCCGCGCGCGCCAGCAAGAAGATCCTGCTGCCCGAGCCCAG CATCCGCAGTGTTATGCAGAAGTACCTGGAGGACCGGGGAGAGGTGACCTTCGAGAAGATCTTCTCCCAGAAGCTGG GGTACTTGCTCTTCCGAGATTTCTGCCTGAACCACCTGGAGGAGGCCAAGCCCCTGGTGGAGTTCTATGAGGAG ATCAAGAAATATGAGAAACTGGAGACAGAGGAGGAGCGTGTGGCCCGAAGCCGGGAGATCTTTGATGCCTACATCATGAAGGAGCTGCTGGCCTGCTCGCAC CCCTTCTCGAAGAGTGCCACTGAGCACGTCCAGGGCCACTTGGTGAAGAAGCAGGTGCCTCCAGATCTCTTCCAG CCGTACATCGAGGAGATTTGTCACAACCTCCGAGGAGATGTGTTCCAGAAATTCATCGAGAG CGATAAGTTCACACGGTTCTGCCAGTGGAAGAACGTGGAGCTCAACATCCAT CTGACCATGAACGACTTCAGCGTGCATCGCATCATCGGGCGCGGGGGCTTCGGTGAGGTCTACGGGTGCCGGAAAGCAGACACGGGCAAGAT GTACGCCATGAAGTGTCTGGACAAGAAGCGCATCAAGATGAAGCAGGGGGAGACCCTGGCCCTGAACGAGCGCATCATGCTTTCCCTCGTCAGCACTGGG GACTGCCCCTTCATCGTCTGCATGTCGTATGCGTTCCACACGCCCGACAAGCTCAGCTTCATCCTGGACCTCATGAATG GTGGGGATCTGCACTACCACCTGTCCCAGCACGGAGTCTTCTCTGAAGCCGACATGCGCTTCTATGCGGCGGAGATCATCCTGGGCCTGGAGCACATGCACAACCGCTTCGTTGTCTACCGGGACCTGAAG CCGGCCAACATCCTTCTGGACGAGCACGGCCACGTACGCATCTCCGACCTGGGCCTGGCCTGCGACTTCTCCAAGAAGAAGCCCCATGCCAGCGT GGGCACCCATGGCTACATGGCCCCCGAGGTCCTGCAGAAGGGCGTGGCCTATGACAGCAGTGCTGACTGGTTCTCGCTGGGCTGCATGCTCTTCAAGCTGCTGCGGGG GCACAGCCCTTTCCGGCAGCACAAGACCAAAGACAAGCACGAGATCGATCGTATGACATTGACAATG GCTGTGGAGCTGCCTGACTCCTTCTCCCCTGAACTCCGCTCCCTGCTGGAGGGTTTGCTGCAGAGGGATGTCAACCGGAGGTTGGGCTGCCTGGGCCGCGG GGCTCAGGAGGTGAAGGAGAGCCCCTTTTTCCGCTCGTTGGACTGGCAGATGGTCTTCCTGCAGAAG TACCCGCCGCCCCTGATCCCCCCACGGGGGGAGGTGAATGCAGCTGACGCCTTTGACATTGGCTCCTTTGATGAGGAGGACACAAAAGGAATCAAG CTACTGGACAGTGACCAGGAGCTCTACCGCAACTTCCCCCTCACCATCTCGGAGCGGTGGCAACAGGAGGTGGCAGAAACCGTCTTTGACACCATCAACGCTGAGACAGACCGGCTGGAAGCCCGCAAGAAAGCCAAGAACAAGCAGCTGGGCCACGAAGAAG ACTATGCCCTGGGCAAGGACTGCATCATGCATGGCTACATGTCCAAGATGGGCAACCCCTTCCTGACCCAGTGGCAGCGGCGGTACTTCTACCTGTTCCCCAACCGGCTGGAGTGGCGGGGTGAGGGCGAGGCCCCG CAGAGCTTGCTGACCATGGAGGAGATCCAGTCCGTGGAGGAGACACAGATCAAGGAGCGCAAGTGCCTCCTTCTCAAGATCCGTGGTGGCAAACAGTTTGTCCTGCAGTGCGAT AGTGACCCCGAGCTGGTGCAGTGGAAGAAGGAGCTGCGAGATGCCTACCGTGAAGCCCAGCAGCTGGTGCAGCGGGTGCCCAAGATGAAGAACAAGCCGCGCTCACCCGTGGTGGAGCTCAGCAAGGTGCCGCTGGTGCAGCGCGGCAGCGCCAACGGCCTCTGA